A region of Apus apus isolate bApuApu2 chromosome 14, bApuApu2.pri.cur, whole genome shotgun sequence DNA encodes the following proteins:
- the RAI1 gene encoding retinoic acid-induced protein 1 isoform X2, producing MQSFRERCGFHGNQQSYQPTSQDTSRLENYRHQSQAGPNCERQRLVAKEYYSQQQLPYAGYENSAVEKYHRGNKQLAGQQLQGRPAFSNYTVQENSPYPARYSGDESLQGWGGQAQTLPGGVAKYEDSLMKKTAAALAGGRSYHEPAAAPLPFRTHFQQQQQQPQQQPPALPYPKLQRQKLPNDVSSPMPFSQSPHFGQHSQSFPASSTYSSPPAHSYKSCTAPSGQPPLERPLGSAASLAPGPRVPNLHGYQPNRIGYEQPPQPPPQPPQPPPQPPQPPQPPQPPQPLQGRHHGPDTLHYQNLAKYQHYNQPGQTYCQGEAPPVRTPEQYYQTFSPSASHSPARSVGRSPSYSSTPSPLMPNLENFQYTQQPLSTGAFPAGITDHSHFMPLLNPSPTDGTSPDAQSGNCKNLQKEKLPENLLSDLSLQSLTALTSQVENISNTVQQLLLSKAAVPQKKGIKTPARTPEQLKGQHCSPESSTYSAEQVGTPLSDPLSTPQSVHAETQDADYLSGSEDQLERSFLYCNQNRSPARVNSNSKAKPESVSTCSVTSPDDMSTKSDDSFQSIHASLPLDTFTKYVTNERDCPRLLLSALSQEELASEIIVLQDAISEKGDKAWANSPMLSKEATKSPFQMENHRPCLDSMVKGAWPSQGDSSTLTEPLKLDKASGASTGKDFGEEVYDGPQVEFAATKTKDTLKDAAPLTFNSKPSIPAATSSAGAAGYSCYSNTTANSVGSENAMEPFEWPEESLGEACLRWKELQATELPKGLFPSKLVGSCKEKKNACGLDLCDGEQQAKSEPAQDFSQQAMEEEETLTYDEATKADSERWLQDTRHCCSTGDFSEIPIISSPELKESDLEAEEYSSLCELAGSEQKSVTYDASSPKPPEMPAVLSSSEVPVSAEETVSAVEKESSASAARLSGQSVILLGPAVGTETKVKSWFKSSLPHIQPEEESSRGEMSHPEAANAESTPSVTVKQLLTSENTLGKMEPVSRGKSLRNKRVQGRLLEGDGPSSAVPSPFSDLPTAGSTAGACLGPDGQAEVPSKNAQSQTPRFPAEGLPARMCTRSFTALTEPRAPAPLEGLKVPVHQEKLGKKPACGVKQRVAFKARKCSGRLVPKVVQNPGDATLLVPGLVSVEEAAGPTPPEGDTVEVGERDQRSMILRSRTKTQEVFYTKRRRGKRAADVRLKNCKVPKKLINNHLPPAFKLAAPGSPHKEGKVSARMKLPKAGPGVGGKMSERPLHSLKRKSTFISPIPTKKRNLVLRSNNGGVKEEKPEGPPSLFKKMPVAKKVKAKLPPKSSGEAVPKHPPPKEAPDVCIKITSRAAFQEATKTKVLPPRKGRGLKLEAIVQKITSPNLKKFACKPVATAAATMTTYGTSLSLAGVERERAAKHGGVAPGDTRLPKPVAAQKVPGTAMAGQLCRNPNGRAPKGKLGGGKKLSTEGCQGEACALAPGVQPGSAMAAKGLGLLPKKRNRKGKVAALGMARAPMGPVPPPALPRERVTGPGVGGEEVAREGKKPKSEEKEAGGSEGPPEGRPGAGPARGPKPRANHSNYNGYSKRQRKRLAHGKAKAVPARCKGRGKRRRQQPQQAPLLQPAEPEIRLKYVSCKRLRADNRAPSFSPYIHVERQGEFTATCTVINSPSEEARLQRGPLGPAPPPQAALPASSTMHMGPVVSKALSAACLVCCLCRNPANYKDLGDLCGPYYPEDCLPKKKSRLKEKARAEGQGEDSVPPATAAERLARGTEGGCGAGGKAARPEGAGEAAKQSSLRSSPRGMFRRLQSCYCCDERTEGEEAAEKPRRHECHKAESLPQEPAGDTQEHWLHEACAVWTAGVFLVAGKLYGLQEAVKAAADLCSSCQQAGATVGCCQKGCPHTYHYACAIDTGCLLTEESFSLKCPKHKRQPL from the exons ATGCAGTCCTTTCGAGAAAGGTGTGGTTTCCATGGCAACCAGCAGAGCTACCAGCCGACTTCACAAGATACATCACGCCTGGAGAATTACAGGCATCAAAGTCAGGCAGGGCCGAACTGCGAGCGGCAGAGGCTGGTGGCGAAGGAGTACTACAGTCAGCAGCAACTGCCATACGCAGGCTATGAGAACAGCGCGGTGGAGAAATACCACCGGGGGAACAAGCAAttagcagggcagcagctgcaaggcAGGCCAGCCTTTTCCAATTACACCGTGCAGGAGAACAGCCCTTACCCAGCCCGTTATTCAGGGGATGAGAGCCTGCAGGGGTGGGGCGGCCAAGCGCAGACGCTGCCGGGTGGGGTGGCCAAGTACGAGGACAGCCTGATGAAGAAGACGGCAGCGGCACTGGCGGGAGGGCGGTCATACCACGAGCCAGCGGCTGCCCCACTGCCCTTCCGGACtcacttccagcagcagcagcagcagccacagcagcagccacctgcaCTCCCCTACCCCAAGCTGCAGCGGCAGAAGCTGCCAAACGACGTCTCCTCGCCCATGCCCTTCTCACAGAGCCCGCACTTCGGGCAGCACTCGCAGTCCTTCCCTGCATCCTCCACCTATTCCTCGCCGCCAGCGCACTCCTACAAGAGCTGCACAGCACCCTCGGGGCAGCCGCCACTGGAGCGGCCCCTGGGCAGCGCTGCCAGTCTGGCCCCTGGCCCCCGCGTGCCCAACCTGCACGGCTACCAGCCCAACCGCATCGGCTACgagcagcccccgcagcccccaccgcagcccccgcagccgccgccgcagcccccgcagccaCCGCAACCCCCACAGCCACCTCAGCCCTTGCAAGGGCGACATCACGGCCCAGACACCCTCCACTACCAAAATCTGGCCAAGTATCAACATTATAACCAGCCGGGTCAGACCTACTGCCAGGGCGAGGCGCCGCCTGTCCGAACGCCAGAGCAGTATTACCAGACCTTCAGTCCCAGCGCCAGCCACTCGCCGGCTCGCTCAGTCGGCAGGTCCCCGTCCTACAGCTCCACTCCCTCCCCGCTCATGCCCAACCTGGAGAACTTCCAGTACACCCAGCAGCCACTGAGCACTGGCGCCTTCCCAGCCGGCATCACCGACCACAGCCATTTCATGCCGCTGCTGAACCCTTCTCCCACCGACGGGACGAGCCCTGATGCTCAATCCGGGAACTGCAAAAACttgcagaaagagaaactgCCTGAAAACCTGCTGTCGGACCTGAGCCTGCAGAGCCTGACGGCGCTCACCTCCCAGGTGGAGAACATCTCCAACACcgtccagcagctgctgctgtccaaAGCGGCTGTGCCCCAGAAAAAGGGCATCAAGACCCCAGCGAGGACCCCCGAGCAGCTCAAGGGGCAGCACTGTAGCCCTGAGAGCAGCACCTACTCGGCAGAACAGGTAGGGACCCCCCTATCCGACCCACTGAGCACCCCCCAGTCCGTCCATGCTGAAACACAGGATGCTGATTATCTCAGTGGGTCGGAGGACCAGCTGGAGAGGAGTTTCCTGTACTGCAACCAGAACCGGAGCCCTGCCCGCGTAAACAGCAACTCCAAGGCGAAGCCTGAGTCAGTGTCCACCTGCTCTGTGACCTCCCCAGATGACATGTCTACCAAATCAGATGACTCCTTCCAGAGCATCCACGCTAGCCTGCCCCTGGACACTTTCACCAAGTATGTGACCAATGAACGGGACTGTCCCCGGCTGCTCCTCAGTGCCCTGtcccaggaggagctggcttCCGAGATCATTGTCCTGCAGGATGCCATCAGTGAGAAGGGAGACAAAGCCTGGGCCAACTCACCCATGCTGAGCAAGGAAGCCACCAAGTCCCCTTTCCAGATGGAGAACCATCGTCCCTGCCTGGACTCCATGGTGAAGGGTGCCTGGCCCAGCCAGGGTGACTCCAGCACACTCACTGAACCCCTCAAGCTGGACAAGGCTTCAGGGGCCAGCACGGGGAAGGACTTTGGTGAGGAGGTGTATGATGGTCCGCAGGTGGAGTTTGCTGCCACCAAGACCAAGGACACGCTGAAGGATGCTGCCCCGCTGACCTTCAACTCCAAGCCCAGCATCCCAGCGGCGACCTCGAGCGCCGGAGCTGCCGGATACAGCTGCTACTCCAACACCACCGCCAACTCGGTGGGGTCTGAGAACGCCATGGAGCCCTTCGAGTGGCCGGAGGAGAGCCTGGGCGAGGCCTGCCTGCGGTGGAAGGAGCTGCAAGCCACCGAGCTCCCCAAGGGCTTGTTCCCCAGCAAACTGGTGGGCtcctgcaaggagaaaaaaaatgcctgcgGCTTGGATCTGTGTGATGGTGAGCAGCAGGCCAAGAGTGAGCCAGCCCAGGACTTCAGCCAGCAGGCGATGGAGGAAGAAGAGACGCTGACCTACGATGAGGCCACAAAGGCAGACAGTGAGAGGTGGCTGCAGGACACCCGGCACTGCTGCTCGACTGGGGACTTCAGTGAGATTCCCATCATCTCCTCGCCGGAGCTGAAGGAGTCAGACCTGGAGGCAGAGGAGTACTCCTCACTCTGTGAGCTGGCCGGCTCGGAGCAGAAGTCGGTGACGTACGACGCCTCATCGCCAAAGCCCCCAGAGATGCCTGCCGTGCTGTCCTCCAGCGAGGTGCCTGTGTCTGCTGAGGAGACTGTCAGCGCAGTGGAAAAGGAgagctcagcttctgctgctcgCCTCTCTGGCCAGTCTGTCATCCTGCTGGGCCCTGCCGTGGGCACAGAGACTAAGGTGAAGAGCTGGTTCAAGTCCTCCCTGCCTCACATCCAGCCcgaggaggagagcagcaggggggAGATGTCCCACCCAGAGGCAGCCAATGCTGAATCCACCCCGTCAGTCACAGTGAAGCAGCTGCTCACCTCTGAAAACACACTGGGGAAAATGGAGCCGGTCTCACGGGGCAAGAGCCTCCGCAACAAGAGGGTCCAGGGGCGGCTGCTGGAGGGGGACggccccagcagtgctgtgcccagcccCTTCAGTGACTTGCCCACAGCTGGCAGCACGGCCGGTGCCTGCCTAGGGCCAGATGGCCAGGCAGAGGTGCCCAGCAAGAACGCCCAGAGCCAGACACCCCGATTTCCAGCTGAGGGTCTGCCAGCACGCATGTGCACCCGCTCCTTCACTGCCCTCACCGAGCCCCGTGCCCCGGCACCGCTGGAGGGGTTGAAGGTCCCCGTGCACCAGGAGAAGCTGGGGAAGAAGCCAGCCTGCGGCGTGAAGCAGCGGGTGGCTTTCAAAGCCAGGAAGTGCAGCGGCCGACTGGTCCCCAAGGTGGTCCAAAACCCTGGTGATGCCACCCTCCTGGTGCCTGGCTTGGTGTCAGTGGAGGAGGCAGCGGGGCCGACACCGCCGGAGGGGGACACAGTAGAGGTGGGGGAGAGGGACCAGCGGTCGATGATTCTGCGCTCCCGGACGAAGACGCAGGAGGTTTTCTACACCAAGAGGCGGCGGGGCAAGCGGGCTGCTGACGTCCGGCTGAAGAACTGCAAAGTGCCCAAGAAGCTCATCAACAACCACTTGCCGCCTGCCTTCAagctggcagccccaggcagcccccaCAAAGAGGGGAAGGTGAGCGCCAGGATGAAGCTGCCCAAAGCAGGGCCAGGGGTGGGGGGCAAGATGTCTGAGCGGCCCCTGCACTCTCTGAAGAGGAAGTCCACCTTCATCTCCCCCATCCCCACCAAGAAAAGGAACCTGGTCTTGCGGAGCAACAATGGCGGCGTGAAGGAGGAAAAGCCAGAGGGTCCCCCCAGCCTCTTCAAGAAGATgcctgtggccaagaaggtgAAAGCCAAGCTGCCTCCCAAGAGCTCTGGTGAAGCTGTCCCAAAGCACCCTCCACCGAAGGAAGCCCCTGATGTCTGCATCAAGATCACCTCCCGGGCAGCCTTCCAGGAGGCCACCAAGACCAAAGTGCTGCCTCCTCGCAAAGGCCGTGGCCTCAAGCTGGAGGCCATTGTCCAGAAGATCACCTCGCCCAACCTGAAGAAGTTTGCTTGCAAACCAGTGGCCACGGCGGCGGCCACAATGACCACCTATGGCACCTCCCTGAGCCTGGCAGGGGTGGAGAGGGAGCGGGCAGCGAAGCACGGCGGGGTGGCCCCGGGTGACACACGGCTGCCCAAGCCAGTGGCAGCACAGAAGGTGCCCGGCACAGCGAtggctgggcagctctgccgAAACCCCAATGGCCGGGCACCAAAGGGGAAGCTGGGTGGTGGGAAGAAGCTCTCCACTGAGGGCTGCCAGGGCGAGGCCTGTGCCCTGGCCCCGGGGGTGCAGCCCGGCTCTGCCATGGCAGCCAAGGGCCTGGGGCTCCTGCCTAAGAAGAGGAACCGCAAGGGCAAAGTGGCAGCGCTGGGCATGGCCAGAGCACCCATGGGCCCTGTGCCGCCACCGGCGCTGCCCCGGGAGCGTGTGACCGGCCCTGGTGttggtggggaggaggtggcACGGGAGGGGAAGAAACCAAAGAGCGAGGAGAAGGAGGCAGGGGGCAGTGAGGGTCCCCCTGAGGGACGCCCCGGTGCCGGGCCGGCTCGGGGGCCCAAGCCGCGGGCCAACCACTCCAACTACAACGGCTACTCCAAGCGGCAGCGGAAGCGGCTGGCCCACGGCAAGGCCAAGGCGGTGCCGGCACGCTGCAAGGGCCGCGGCaagcggcggcggcagcagccccagcaggccCCGCTGCTGCAGCCGGCTGAGCCCGAGATCCGGCTGAAGTACGTCTCCTGCAAGCGGCTGCGGGCGGACAACCGGGCGCCCAGCTTCTCCCCTTACATCCACGTGGAACGGCAGGGTGAGTTCACCGCCACCTGCACCGTCATCAACTCGCCCAGCGAGGAGGCGCGGCTGCAACGGGGACCCTTGGGGCCAGCGCCGCCACCgcaggcagccctgcccgccTCCTCCACCATGCACATGGGGCCGGTGGTGTCCAAGGCGCTGAGTGCCGCCTGCCTGGTCTGCTGCCTGTGCCGCAACCCCGCCAACTACAAGGACCTGGGGGACCTCTGTGGGCCCTACTACCCCGAGGACTGCCTGCCCAAGAAGAAGTCACGGCTGAAGGAGAAGGCAcgggcagaggggcagggcgAGGACTCCGTCCCCCCCGCCACTGCAGCCGAGCGGCTGGCCCGAGGGACAGAGGGCGGCTGCGGTGCTGGCGGCAAGGCTGCGCGGCCGGAGGGTGCCGGCGAGGCGGCCAAGCAGAGCTCGCTGCGCTCCAGCCCGCGGGGCATGTTTCgtaggctgcagagctgctacTGCTGTGACGAGAGGACAGAGGGCGAGGAGGCGGCCGAAAAGCCCCGGCGGCATGAATGTCACAAGGCCGAGTCCCTGCCGCAGGAGCCGGCGGGTGACACTCAGGAGCACTGGCTGCACGAGGCCTGTGCCGTATGGACCGCTGGGGTTTTCCTGGTGGCGGGGAAGCTCTACGGGCTGCAGGAGGCCGTCAAGGCAGCTGCCGACCTG TGCTCGAGCTGCCAGCAAGCGGGAGCCACCGTGGGCTGCTGCCAGAAGGGGTGTCCCCACACCTACCACTACGCGTGTGCCATCGACACAG GTTGCTTATTAACCGAAGAGAGCTTCTCTTTGAAATGCCCCAAACATAAG AGGCAGCCGCTGTAG